GCATCTTCCGTATGGTGAAAAATCGAAGGAAGCCATTATCGAATACTCTACAAAGATCACTAATTTCTTGCTGGAGCAAAACTGTAAAGCCATAGTGATTGCCTGTAATACGGCAACAGCAAATGCATTAAATGAGGTCATGAAGTCCGTAGGAGGAAAAGTGCCGGTGATTGATGTGATTAATCCCGTAGCTGAAAAAGTTTCCTATGAAATTCATAATAATGTTGGGGTTATTGCTACAAAAGCAACGGTAAATTCGGGCTTATATAAGAAAAGCATCCGTAAGCATAATAAATGGATTAAAGTGGATGAGCTGGCGACGCCCTTATTGGTTTCGGCTATTGAAGAGGGGTTTAAGAATCATCCGATCACGCATGCGATAATTTATAATTACTTAAGTAATAGTAAATTAAAAAATATTGAAACTTTAATCCTGGGTTGTACCCATTATCCTCTATTGCTTGATGAGATCAAACAATACTATGGAAACCGTGTTCGGGTGATCGATTCTCCGAATATCGTGGCAAATCATCTAAAGATTATTTTAGATAAATATT
The sequence above is a segment of the Chryseobacterium sp. MYb264 genome. Coding sequences within it:
- the murI gene encoding glutamate racemase; its protein translation is MKTKKQDYSHLSANQPIGIFDSGVGGLTVAKEIKRLLPHEDLIYFGDTKHLPYGEKSKEAIIEYSTKITNFLLEQNCKAIVIACNTATANALNEVMKSVGGKVPVIDVINPVAEKVSYEIHNNVGVIATKATVNSGLYKKSIRKHNKWIKVDELATPLLVSAIEEGFKNHPITHAIIYNYLSNSKLKNIETLILGCTHYPLLLDEIKQYYGNRVRVIDSPNIVANHLKIILDKYCLLNEANHKPNYHFYLSDLTKNFEKISKKFFGKTIDLELKVL